Proteins from a single region of Sesamum indicum cultivar Zhongzhi No. 13 linkage group LG5, S_indicum_v1.0, whole genome shotgun sequence:
- the LOC105162366 gene encoding uncharacterized protein LOC105162366 — MAQPVQQRGRSFGAEKNKIIEQEVAKLMKAGYVSEVQYMEWLSNVVLIPKASRKWRMCTIFTDLKKACPKDLYPLSRIDVMVDSTAGFEMFSMMDAYQGYHQIYMAKEDREKTSFITQAGIYCYNVMPFGLKIAGATYQQFVNRMFDELIGKTMEVYVDDMLVKSKRSQDHLEHLEQTFRIMRSYGIKLNPDKCTFGVSGEKFLGYIVSEHVKVLVRDEEGHQSPVYYVSKMLQGAELRYLEMEKLVLTLVTTARKLRPYFQSHRVVVLTNHPLKYVMSRPEASGRLIKWGVELGQYDIDYQPRTAQKAELLADFVIELSSDPEEQNCKWMLHVDGSSNANNGGAGILIQVPKEVDIEVIASLSFPITNSEAEYEALILGLELVYEAGARDLEVFTESQQVPKAENDKADALSIFGAVMSGIKDYEIVKYLEDGTLPDDPVKAKRVRFRAARFTLLFGQLYKRTVDGPLLKCLDGEKAAYVMREIHEGSYGNHSEIGEESQWVVMYDPKSNQNERSFDLTVIEEKRDAAYAKILHHKGLMIKSHDQKIRPRQLQVGDLVLKKVDVSKHVGKLDAS; from the exons ATGGCACAACCAGTACAACAGAGGGGGAGGTCGTTTGGAGCAGAGAAGAACAAAATAATCGAGCAAGAGGTGGCAAAGTTGATGAAAGCTGGGTATGTTTCTGAAGTACAATATATGGAATGGCTTTCTAATGTGGTTCTTATTCCGAAGGCGTCGAGAAAATGGAGGATGTGCACAATTTTCACTGACTTGAAGAAAGCGTGTCCAAAGGATCTTTACCCGCTGTCCAGAATTGATGTTATGGTTGACTCAACTGCAGGTTTTGAGATGTTCTCTATGATGGATGCCTATCAAGGGTACCATCAGATTTACATGGCTAAGGAGGATCGCGAGAAGACATCCTTTATTACTCAGGCAGGTATTTATTGCTATAACGTTATGCCTTTCGGTTTGAAGATTGCAGGGGCAACTTATCAGCAATTTGTGAATAGGATGTTTGACGAGCTCATTGGTAAGACCATGGAAGTGTACGTTGATGACATGCTGGTCAAGAGCAAAAGGTCGCAAGATCATCTAGAACATCTCGAGCAGACCTTCAGAATCATGAGGTCGTATGGAATAAAGCTGAATCCGGATAAGTGCACGTTTGGTGTAAGTGGAGAAAAGTTTTTGGGATACATTGTCAGCGAACATG TCAAAGTGCTAGTGCGGGACGAAGAAGGACACCAGAGCCCCGTATATTATGTCAGCAAAATGTTACAAGGGGCAGAGTTGAGATACTTGGAGATGGAAAAATTGGTGCTCACACTAGTTACCACAGCTCGCAAGTTGCGACCATATTTTCAATCGCATAGGGTAGTGGTGTTAACAAACCATCCTTTGAAGTATGTGATGTCTCGACCAGAAGCGTCTGGAAGGTTAATCAAATGGGGAGTTGAATTAGGGCAATATGACATTGATTATCAGCCCAGAACAGCACAGAAGGCGGAGCTATTAGCCGATTTTGTAATAGAGTTATCCAGCGATCCCGAGGAGCAGAATTGCAAATGGATGCTGCATGTAGATGGATCCTCAAATGCCAATAATGGGGGTGCTGGAATATTAATTCAAGTACCAAAGGAAGTTGACATCGAAGTTATAGCTAGCCTATCTTTCCCAATTACTAATAGTGAGGCTGAATATGAAGCGCTAATTCTGGGACTGGAACTTGTGTATGAAGCTGGAGCCAGGGATTTAGAAGTATTCACCGAATCTCAGCAG GTGCCCAAGGCTGAAAATGACAAGGCAGATGCGCTGTCTATATTCGGAGCAGTGATGTCAGGGATCAAGGATT ACGAAATTGTGAAGTATCTCGAGGATGGCACCTTGCCTGATGATCCTGTTAAGGCAAAGAGAGTGAGATTTCGAGCTGCACGGTTCACCTTATTATTTGGACAGTTGTATAAGCGAACGGTTGATGGACCACTACTGAAGTGCTTGGATGGAGAAAAAGCTGCATATGTTATGCGGGAGATTCATGAAGGAAGCTACGGAAATCATTCAG AAATTGGTGAAGAGTCCCAATGGGTCGTGATGTACGACCCCAAGTCCAATCAAAACGAACGGAGCTTTGATCTTACTGTGATAGAAGAGAAAAGGGATGCTGCGTACGCCAAGATTCTGCATCACAAGGGGCTGATGATAAAAAGCCATGATCAAAAGATTCGACCAAGGCAGCTGCAAGTGGGTGATTTAGTGCTAAAAAAAGTAGATGTGTCAAAGCATGTGGGTAAGCTGGATGCCTCTTAA